A single genomic interval of Chryseobacterium paludis harbors:
- a CDS encoding glycerophosphodiester phosphodiesterase family protein, whose product MKKIILGLAVLSTVVMNAQTQIIAHRGYWQSQPPTTENSLKSLENAQKLKIYGAEFDVRMTKDGILVVNHDEHHAKMEISDTDFKELEKEKLSNGENFPTLKDYLKQGKKDKSLKLIVEIKPDKTKEKEDELVQKTVKMIKDMKLESQSEFISFSLNICKEIKKAEPKFKVQYLNGELSPEQIKNEGLDGIDYHYSVFDKNPTWISEAKALGLITNSWTVNDVAVYDKLKGQGIGFITTNIPDQLKNK is encoded by the coding sequence ATGAAAAAAATTATCTTAGGGTTAGCAGTTTTAAGTACAGTTGTAATGAATGCACAAACCCAGATTATCGCACACAGAGGCTATTGGCAATCACAACCGCCAACAACGGAAAATTCATTGAAGTCATTGGAAAATGCTCAGAAGTTAAAAATTTACGGAGCTGAGTTCGATGTAAGGATGACTAAAGATGGTATTCTCGTGGTTAATCACGATGAACATCATGCAAAAATGGAAATTTCTGATACGGATTTCAAGGAATTGGAGAAGGAGAAACTATCAAATGGTGAGAATTTTCCTACATTGAAAGATTATCTAAAGCAGGGAAAGAAAGATAAATCACTTAAATTGATCGTTGAGATCAAACCTGATAAGACCAAGGAAAAAGAAGATGAATTGGTTCAAAAGACTGTTAAGATGATCAAGGACATGAAGTTGGAATCTCAGAGTGAATTTATTTCTTTCAGTTTAAATATCTGTAAAGAGATTAAGAAAGCTGAACCAAAATTCAAAGTTCAATATCTGAATGGAGAGTTATCACCTGAGCAGATCAAAAATGAAGGATTAGACGGGATAGATTATCATTACAGTGTTTTTGATAAAAATCCAACCTGGATATCTGAAGCAAAAGCATTGGGATTAATTACGAACTCCTGGACAGTAAATGATGTTGCTGTATATGACAAATTAAAAGGCCAGGGAATTGGGTTTATTACAACAAACATTCCTGATCAACTGAAAAATAAATAA
- a CDS encoding SusD/RagB family nutrient-binding outer membrane lipoprotein yields the protein MKKLLLNIILISSLGLTAISCDRSLDEVNIDDSRITDPVASKLLIPIQYNMASVNYMRANDFTFDIMQVSLDFPNEGNSLSRYYLTENTGAGFWNNSYKWLKQVSDMKLAAIKDGDKNYQAIAMVMNAWIYSNLTDTYGDIPFTEASRLDDGISQPKFDRQKDIYVQMLNDLKEANSLFITNKVLIGSDLFYKAETDPNGILNWKKFCNSLSLRLLTRILKKNGEVNVHERIQEIVNDPTTFPLFQNNNETAKLDITGVSPMLPPIARPQDFTTGRAASEFFVEVLKANNDPRLALFFSQAKDLATSQNIGYKGAPSGYAFGTSFNYQPSNMNQNLAKAPLKILIYPYAELQFTLCELANRGIIQGNAQAYYENGVKAAIEQWGAVMPANYFANPNVAYSGNIDQIMLQKYIALFFVDQQQWFEKRRTGFPVLPNNGGLLNNGNLPQRLMYPPNPKVLNTTNYQNAVQQMGGDDINIKTWWNK from the coding sequence ATGAAAAAATTACTATTAAATATCATATTAATCTCAAGTTTAGGTCTTACTGCTATTTCTTGTGACAGAAGTTTGGATGAGGTAAATATTGATGACAGCAGAATTACTGATCCCGTTGCCTCAAAACTATTGATTCCAATCCAATATAATATGGCCTCGGTCAATTATATGAGAGCAAACGATTTTACATTTGACATCATGCAGGTTTCTCTTGATTTTCCTAATGAAGGAAATTCTCTCAGTCGGTATTATTTAACAGAAAATACAGGGGCGGGATTTTGGAATAATTCTTATAAATGGCTGAAACAGGTTTCAGATATGAAACTCGCTGCTATAAAAGATGGAGATAAAAATTATCAGGCGATTGCCATGGTAATGAACGCATGGATTTATTCTAATCTTACAGATACTTACGGAGATATCCCATTTACAGAGGCTTCAAGATTGGACGACGGTATTTCTCAACCGAAATTTGACAGACAAAAAGATATCTACGTTCAGATGCTGAATGACTTAAAAGAAGCAAATTCACTTTTTATTACAAACAAAGTTCTTATAGGAAGCGACCTTTTCTATAAAGCTGAGACTGATCCTAATGGAATTCTAAACTGGAAAAAGTTTTGTAATTCTCTTTCTTTACGTTTATTGACGAGAATTTTAAAGAAAAATGGGGAGGTAAATGTTCATGAGCGAATTCAGGAAATCGTTAATGATCCTACCACTTTTCCTCTTTTCCAAAATAATAATGAAACAGCTAAGCTTGATATTACGGGAGTATCACCCATGTTGCCTCCCATTGCAAGACCTCAGGATTTTACAACAGGAAGAGCGGCTTCAGAGTTTTTTGTTGAAGTTTTAAAAGCAAATAACGATCCTCGTTTGGCATTGTTTTTTTCTCAGGCTAAAGATCTAGCAACTAGTCAGAATATTGGATATAAAGGAGCTCCTTCAGGATATGCCTTTGGAACTTCATTTAATTATCAGCCATCGAATATGAACCAAAACCTGGCGAAAGCACCTTTAAAGATTCTTATCTATCCATATGCTGAGTTGCAGTTTACGCTTTGTGAGCTTGCAAACAGAGGGATAATTCAAGGGAATGCCCAGGCTTATTATGAAAATGGAGTGAAGGCAGCAATAGAACAATGGGGTGCTGTAATGCCTGCTAATTATTTTGCAAATCCGAATGTAGCATACAGTGGGAATATTGACCAGATTATGCTTCAGAAATATATAGCTCTTTTCTTTGTAGATCAGCAACAATGGTTTGAAAAAAGAAGAACAGGATTTCCGGTACTTCCAAATAATGGTGGACTCTTAAACAATGGGAATCTTCCACAAAGATTGATGTATCCACCAAATCCAAAGGTTTTAAATACAACCAACTATCAGAATGCAGTTCAGCAGATGGGTGGAGATGATATCAACATTAAAACCTGGTGGAATAAATAA
- a CDS encoding TonB-dependent receptor, with translation MRKVKIVLGLLFLSFGTLAYAQTTQASIIGKITGTNTQEKVKVTIVNESTGFRTETETNSKGEYIFKEIPLGGPYTVIVNDEKREGYNVNFGDQVTVDVNLGSNEKVIETVVVTGNLKNKIGNLGATTAISAKNIGILPVNGRNFTSLSDLSPLSGKNGSISGQLGSSTNFTIDGMTAKNPTSAGSTTSRSGAPFSISIEAVREFKITTNQYDVTLGRSGGGTVSAVTKSGTNKFSGSAWEYLRTNWLSSKYDIRGNKINNDFSTSQFGFSLGGPIIKNKLHFFVAWDHQLDSRPLQIADIKSHDDELRLNTTTATLNKFLDIARAKYGVGNTPQFGSFDKVRNSDAAFLRLDWQINPNNLLTLRNNFTYDLNKNGLGDNTSINAFESYGNDKNLDNSLLLTLRSNLKPNMTNELKAQYLFTSQDSYQNDELGHAVPRAIVENVVSSIDGKDKATNIQIGGHRFGQESFRNNVFQIVDNLYYNTDKIKYTFGADLMYTMAKSIYGSEVNGRFHFRENPTVNGGDNLYNFNNLIAYRYYREVPLMDDPSVKSNIYNLGVYGQIQTKIAKGLDLMAGLRLDYGGYPKAELNQKLFDEMGIRTDNQIKSFIIQPRFQFDWNINEGNKDFVKFGAGIFSSDINNYMIINNLVFDGRHLATVDVNPSQIGLTPDFNSYRNDYGTVPSLPQNQLPTINYTGEDAKIPIVYKANISYTHFFNERFRAGIAGYMALGRNNYFYYDRNMVSNPFFTLNNEGGRGVYVPAATIGANGAMNWKEGTINKKFGRVLELVSDGKVNQFSFVADTSYRYWKDGEITASYTWADIKDNTSYNGNVANSATLSTLVSGDPRNLRMSYSDNQFRNKVVIYGNSPTIAGFTLGIRYVGMGGTRFSVTAGGNVNGDFVDSNDLAYIFPNLTQTLIESPEVGKALKDYITDYNNKIAERNGGKNGFYGVWDVRVAKKIKFEKIGAFELSVDIFNVANLLNKEWGINKSYGNMSLYRITGFDQATKQLTYSLNTSGLEPLSGNPYQIQIGAKYSF, from the coding sequence ATGAGAAAAGTAAAGATTGTATTAGGATTGTTGTTTTTAAGCTTTGGAACACTGGCTTATGCACAGACAACGCAGGCCTCTATTATCGGAAAAATCACCGGAACTAACACCCAGGAAAAAGTGAAGGTAACCATTGTGAATGAGTCAACGGGTTTTAGAACAGAAACGGAGACGAATTCAAAAGGGGAGTATATCTTCAAGGAGATTCCACTTGGTGGACCTTATACGGTTATTGTAAATGATGAAAAAAGAGAAGGTTACAATGTCAATTTTGGAGATCAGGTTACTGTAGATGTCAATCTTGGAAGTAATGAAAAGGTGATTGAAACAGTAGTTGTAACAGGAAATCTGAAAAATAAAATTGGAAACCTTGGGGCAACTACAGCTATTTCTGCTAAAAACATCGGAATTCTACCAGTAAATGGAAGAAACTTCACCAGTCTTAGTGATTTATCTCCTTTAAGTGGTAAAAACGGAAGTATTTCAGGTCAGTTAGGATCTTCTACTAACTTTACTATTGACGGAATGACAGCAAAAAATCCAACTTCTGCAGGTTCTACGACAAGTCGAAGTGGTGCTCCGTTTTCTATTTCAATAGAGGCGGTTCGTGAATTTAAAATCACAACCAATCAATATGATGTTACCTTAGGAAGAAGTGGGGGGGGAACAGTAAGTGCTGTAACAAAGTCCGGAACCAATAAATTTTCAGGAAGTGCCTGGGAATATTTAAGAACAAATTGGCTTTCCAGTAAGTATGATATCAGAGGGAACAAGATTAATAATGATTTCTCGACTTCTCAGTTTGGTTTCTCATTGGGAGGCCCAATTATCAAAAATAAATTACACTTTTTTGTGGCTTGGGATCATCAGTTAGATTCAAGACCTTTGCAGATTGCAGATATTAAATCGCATGATGATGAATTGAGATTAAATACAACAACGGCTACTTTAAATAAATTCTTAGATATTGCAAGAGCTAAATACGGAGTTGGAAATACCCCTCAGTTTGGAAGTTTTGACAAAGTAAGAAATTCTGATGCAGCATTTTTACGTTTAGACTGGCAGATCAATCCTAATAACTTATTAACATTAAGAAACAACTTTACGTACGATTTAAATAAAAACGGATTAGGAGACAATACGTCAATTAATGCATTTGAATCTTATGGAAATGATAAGAACTTAGATAACAGTTTATTATTGACTTTAAGATCCAACTTAAAGCCTAATATGACGAACGAATTAAAAGCCCAGTATTTATTCACATCACAAGATAGTTATCAGAATGACGAATTGGGACATGCTGTTCCCAGAGCGATCGTTGAGAACGTTGTTTCAAGTATAGACGGAAAAGATAAAGCGACAAATATCCAGATTGGAGGTCACCGTTTTGGACAGGAAAGTTTTAGAAATAATGTTTTCCAGATTGTTGATAATTTATATTACAATACAGATAAAATTAAATATACTTTCGGAGCAGATTTAATGTATACAATGGCAAAATCTATATACGGAAGTGAGGTGAACGGAAGATTCCATTTCAGGGAAAATCCTACAGTGAATGGGGGAGATAATCTATATAATTTCAACAATCTTATTGCGTACAGATATTACAGAGAAGTTCCTTTGATGGATGATCCTTCTGTGAAATCGAATATTTACAATTTAGGTGTATACGGTCAGATTCAAACTAAGATCGCTAAAGGTCTTGATTTAATGGCTGGTTTAAGACTAGATTACGGAGGTTATCCAAAGGCAGAATTGAATCAAAAATTATTTGATGAGATGGGTATCAGAACCGATAACCAAATCAAGTCATTTATTATTCAACCAAGATTTCAGTTTGATTGGAATATTAATGAAGGAAATAAAGATTTCGTGAAATTCGGAGCTGGTATTTTCTCTTCAGATATCAACAATTATATGATTATCAATAATTTGGTATTCGATGGAAGACACTTAGCAACAGTAGATGTTAATCCTTCACAAATTGGTTTGACTCCTGATTTTAATAGTTACAGAAATGATTACGGAACGGTTCCTTCATTGCCTCAAAATCAGCTTCCAACAATTAACTATACAGGAGAAGACGCAAAAATTCCTATCGTTTACAAGGCAAATATCTCTTATACCCACTTCTTTAATGAAAGGTTTAGAGCTGGAATTGCAGGATATATGGCTTTGGGAAGAAATAATTATTTCTATTATGACCGAAATATGGTTTCTAATCCTTTTTTCACATTGAATAATGAAGGCGGGAGAGGAGTATATGTTCCGGCAGCTACAATCGGCGCAAACGGCGCAATGAACTGGAAAGAAGGAACAATTAACAAAAAATTTGGAAGAGTGCTTGAGCTTGTAAGTGATGGAAAGGTTAATCAGTTCTCTTTCGTAGCAGATACAAGTTACCGCTATTGGAAAGATGGAGAAATTACAGCGAGTTATACTTGGGCAGATATTAAAGACAACACTTCTTACAACGGAAACGTAGCAAACTCTGCGACTTTATCTACTTTGGTTTCAGGTGATCCAAGAAATTTAAGAATGTCATATTCTGATAATCAATTTAGAAATAAAGTAGTAATTTATGGTAACTCACCTACGATTGCTGGCTTTACTTTGGGGATCCGATATGTGGGAATGGGAGGTACACGTTTCTCAGTAACTGCTGGAGGAAATGTAAATGGGGATTTCGTTGATAGCAATGATTTAGCGTATATTTTCCCAAATCTTACACAGACGTTGATTGAGAGTCCTGAAGTTGGAAAAGCGCTAAAAGATTATATCACAGATTACAATAATAAAATTGCTGAAAGAAATGGTGGAAAGAACGGATTCTACGGAGTTTGGGATGTTCGTGTAGCAAAAAAGATCAAGTTTGAAAAAATAGGAGCCTTCGAACTTTCTGTTGATATCTTTAACGTAGCAAACTTACTTAACAAAGAATGGGGAATTAATAAATCCTATGGTAACATGTCTCTTTACAGAATTACAGGATTCGATCAGGCTACGAAGCAGCTTACGTATAGTTTAAATACCAGTGGTTTAGAGCCTTTATCAGGGAATCCTTACCAAATTCAGATTGGAGCAAAATATAGTTTCTAA
- the ligA gene encoding NAD-dependent DNA ligase LigA yields the protein MSENIQQKIEQLRKELHQHNENYYLLDEPTISDLEFDLLLKELQDLEAKHPEFHDVNSPSMRVGGGITKNFPTILHQFRMYSLDNSYDFDDLEDWEKRIIKTIDDPVEFVAELKYDGASISILYENGKLIQGVTRGDGFQGDEITANVRTISDIPLTLKGDFPYRFFMRGEIYLTRKNFDKINKLREEEGLDPFMNPRNTASGSLKMQDSAEVRKRGLSSVLYQYISEEVPAETHWELLQKAQTWGFKTSQQAKLCKTLDEVKDFITFWDTERHNLPFEIDGIVLKVNSLQQQRQLGYTAKSPRWAMAYKFKAEKVETELQSVSYQVGRTGAITPVANLKPVLLAGTIVKRASLHNEDIIKKLELHEHDFVYVEKGGEIIPKIVGINKDKRNNASKEIEYIKHCPECGTELIKVEDQAIHFCPNELHCQPQVVGRMIHYVSRKALNIENLGSETIEQLYREKLIENPADFYTLTKEQLLPLERMAEKSAQNIISGIEKSKEIPFEKVLYGIGIKHVGETVAKKLVKNFATIDDLKAATAEELCQVEDIGSKIAYSIEAFFNNSENILMLERLKSYGVQLEKGENTNEVLSNVLDGKTFLFTGKLSLFTRESAEDMVEKHGGKNISAVSKNLNFLVVGEKAGSKLKKAQDIGTIEILDEQQFLDLIEKQ from the coding sequence ATGTCCGAAAACATTCAACAAAAGATAGAGCAGCTTCGTAAAGAGCTTCATCAGCATAATGAAAATTATTATTTACTGGATGAACCTACCATTTCAGATTTAGAATTTGATCTGTTACTAAAGGAGCTTCAGGATCTTGAGGCAAAACATCCTGAATTTCACGATGTGAATTCTCCCAGTATGCGTGTTGGTGGTGGGATAACCAAAAATTTCCCAACCATTCTGCATCAATTCAGAATGTATTCTCTAGATAATTCTTATGACTTTGATGATCTTGAAGATTGGGAAAAGCGTATTATTAAAACCATTGATGATCCGGTAGAGTTTGTTGCTGAACTAAAATATGATGGAGCTTCCATTTCTATCCTTTATGAAAATGGGAAGTTGATACAAGGGGTTACCCGTGGGGATGGATTTCAGGGAGATGAAATCACAGCTAACGTACGTACCATTTCAGATATTCCATTAACCTTGAAAGGTGATTTTCCTTATCGTTTTTTTATGCGTGGTGAGATATATCTGACCAGAAAAAATTTCGACAAAATCAATAAACTCCGTGAGGAAGAAGGTCTGGATCCTTTCATGAATCCAAGAAATACCGCAAGCGGAAGTCTAAAGATGCAGGACAGTGCTGAAGTTAGAAAGCGTGGACTTTCATCTGTATTATATCAATATATTTCTGAAGAAGTCCCAGCAGAAACGCATTGGGAATTGCTTCAAAAAGCCCAGACCTGGGGTTTTAAAACATCTCAACAGGCAAAGCTTTGTAAAACGTTAGATGAGGTAAAAGATTTTATCACTTTCTGGGACACAGAGCGACATAACTTACCATTTGAAATCGATGGAATTGTATTAAAAGTTAATTCTTTACAACAGCAAAGACAGCTTGGATATACTGCAAAATCACCTCGTTGGGCCATGGCTTATAAATTTAAAGCTGAAAAGGTAGAAACAGAGTTACAAAGTGTTTCTTATCAGGTAGGAAGAACGGGTGCTATTACTCCGGTTGCGAATTTAAAACCTGTTTTACTAGCCGGAACGATTGTCAAGAGAGCCTCCCTTCATAATGAAGATATCATTAAAAAACTTGAGCTTCATGAACATGACTTTGTTTATGTAGAAAAGGGTGGCGAAATTATTCCTAAAATTGTTGGGATCAACAAAGACAAAAGAAACAACGCAAGCAAAGAAATTGAATACATCAAACATTGTCCTGAATGTGGAACAGAACTTATAAAAGTGGAGGATCAAGCCATCCATTTCTGCCCGAATGAGCTGCATTGTCAACCACAGGTGGTTGGAAGAATGATCCATTATGTTTCCAGAAAAGCTTTAAATATAGAAAATTTAGGAAGTGAAACGATTGAACAATTATATAGAGAAAAACTGATCGAAAACCCTGCAGATTTTTATACTTTAACGAAGGAACAGCTTCTACCCCTGGAAAGAATGGCAGAAAAGTCAGCTCAGAATATTATCTCAGGAATTGAGAAATCAAAAGAAATTCCTTTTGAAAAAGTTCTTTATGGAATTGGTATCAAACATGTTGGTGAAACGGTTGCAAAGAAACTGGTTAAAAATTTTGCAACCATAGATGATTTAAAAGCTGCTACTGCTGAAGAACTCTGTCAGGTTGAAGATATAGGATCAAAAATCGCCTATAGTATTGAAGCCTTTTTCAATAATTCTGAAAATATTTTAATGTTGGAGCGCCTAAAATCTTATGGAGTTCAGCTGGAAAAAGGAGAAAACACAAATGAAGTTTTATCGAACGTCCTTGATGGAAAAACATTTCTCTTTACCGGAAAACTATCTTTATTCACAAGAGAATCTGCTGAAGATATGGTAGAAAAGCATGGTGGAAAAAATATTTCTGCTGTTTCTAAAAATCTTAATTTCCTTGTTGTAGGTGAAAAGGCAGGAAGCAAATTAAAAAAAGCTCAGGATATCGGAACAATTGAAATACTTGATGAACAGCAGTTTTTGGATTTGATAGAAAAACAATAA
- a CDS encoding SusC/RagA family TonB-linked outer membrane protein: MRKETQKLLVLSLLGLVSVNLTAQQKAKKDTIKNIDEVVVTALGIKRQDKSLGYVAETIKSEEILRTQNNNWAQSLEGKVAGLKIQTAGAGPLGSSLIKLRGDISMNMDQNNALIVVDGVPLNGSTTGTGFSAYGAGAKADLPIDYGNGVNSINPDDIETVTILKGSTAAALYGSRGAGGAVMITTKSGKTKKGKIQITLNSYSSYDSVLKWPDYQYEYGQGTMQKDTNGNYFYSYGASPDGVSTGGTSSAFGPKFDGQSYFQYDPTVEGQSLTRQLWRPYKDNIKGFWETGTTFSNNIALETSNENTSFRTSLTYLKNEWMMPNTGFDRFNAALSFDHKLNEKLKVGVKFTFNKTKSDNLPATGYSNQSISYFMIFQNPNVDLAWYQPIWKKDKYQVDQIHPFSSYIDNPYMIAYEMLNGVDKNFITGNVNLNYKITKNFEVMLRSGLELTNEERTQKRPWSSANYLQGMYREQHIKQTDLNNDLLFTYKTTFNDFDITASAGGSIRYSEYTMYDYLADGLLKPGIYTLANGIAPSFKFATPSDKQVNSTYGLITLGYQNKMFLDLTARNDWSSTLPKENRSYFYPSAGVSFILSDIFKLTSNQFNYWKLRTSWSRVGNDTNPYLLVKYYNNSIFAGSVESPSLFQNPNLRPEMLTNIEAGMDFSILKNRISYSITAYQNNSKDQIVKIPALWETGYSLRVINAGEIRNRGLEMTLNTFPVKNKNFSWSVNANWSMNRNKILSLPSEFQGEPYTMGSVGGVVYYNAVVGGSLGDMYGYGLMYSPDGQVVYGADGLTAKPTQMKKIGNAYPKWRAGLQNEFRYKNFTVSFSFDGQYKGIAYSQSHHKMTEQGKLEHTLIGRDNPNGLIVGEGVVQNPDGSYSPNTKGVAVSSYYADYYRRANVETNSFDTSFIKLRDARISYSFPKSVTEKLKLTDLTLALFGRNLWMWTKFPLFDPEAATLNDNQITSGVEMGQLPTARTVGIQLNVKF, from the coding sequence ATGCGTAAAGAGACACAGAAACTATTGGTTTTATCGTTGTTGGGATTAGTTAGCGTCAACCTAACAGCTCAGCAGAAAGCTAAAAAGGATACCATAAAAAATATTGATGAAGTTGTGGTAACTGCTTTAGGTATAAAAAGACAGGATAAATCTTTAGGTTATGTTGCCGAAACCATTAAATCTGAGGAGATTTTAAGAACTCAGAATAATAACTGGGCTCAGTCTTTAGAAGGTAAAGTAGCGGGTTTAAAAATACAAACAGCAGGAGCAGGACCTTTAGGAAGTTCATTGATCAAATTACGAGGAGATATCTCCATGAATATGGATCAGAACAATGCCCTTATTGTAGTGGATGGTGTTCCTTTAAACGGATCAACAACAGGAACCGGGTTTTCTGCTTATGGAGCAGGTGCTAAAGCCGATCTACCAATCGATTATGGAAATGGGGTCAACAGTATTAATCCCGATGATATTGAAACAGTAACAATTCTGAAAGGCTCTACCGCCGCTGCTTTATATGGTTCAAGAGGAGCAGGTGGAGCAGTTATGATTACCACAAAATCCGGGAAAACTAAAAAAGGAAAAATACAGATTACATTAAATTCGTATTCCAGCTATGATAGTGTATTAAAATGGCCGGATTATCAATACGAATATGGACAGGGTACCATGCAGAAGGATACCAACGGGAATTATTTCTATTCTTATGGAGCTTCACCGGACGGAGTAAGTACAGGAGGTACAAGTAGTGCTTTTGGGCCAAAATTCGATGGCCAGTCCTATTTTCAATATGATCCCACTGTAGAAGGTCAAAGCTTAACAAGACAATTGTGGAGGCCTTATAAAGATAATATCAAAGGCTTCTGGGAGACCGGGACAACATTTTCAAATAACATTGCCCTGGAAACCTCCAACGAAAATACTTCTTTCAGAACTTCATTAACGTATCTGAAAAATGAATGGATGATGCCTAATACTGGTTTTGACAGGTTCAATGCAGCACTATCCTTTGATCATAAATTAAATGAAAAATTAAAAGTTGGGGTTAAGTTTACTTTTAATAAAACAAAAAGTGATAATCTACCCGCCACAGGATATAGCAACCAGTCTATTTCTTATTTCATGATCTTCCAGAATCCTAATGTGGATCTGGCTTGGTATCAACCGATCTGGAAAAAGGATAAATACCAGGTGGATCAGATCCATCCTTTTAGTTCATATATCGATAACCCTTATATGATCGCTTATGAAATGCTAAATGGTGTTGATAAGAATTTTATCACCGGAAATGTCAATCTGAATTATAAGATTACCAAGAATTTCGAAGTAATGTTAAGATCCGGTCTTGAACTAACCAATGAGGAACGTACTCAGAAGAGACCATGGAGCTCTGCCAACTATTTACAAGGGATGTACAGAGAGCAGCATATTAAACAAACAGATTTAAATAACGATTTATTATTTACTTATAAAACTACTTTTAACGATTTTGATATTACGGCATCGGCAGGGGGAAGCATTAGATATTCAGAATACACGATGTATGATTATCTGGCTGATGGCTTACTAAAGCCGGGGATTTATACTCTTGCAAATGGGATAGCGCCATCATTTAAATTTGCTACACCAAGTGATAAGCAGGTTAACAGTACCTATGGATTGATTACTTTAGGATATCAAAATAAAATGTTCCTGGATCTTACCGCAAGAAATGACTGGAGCAGTACTCTTCCAAAAGAAAACCGTTCTTATTTTTATCCTTCTGCGGGAGTCTCATTTATTCTTTCCGATATTTTTAAGCTGACATCTAATCAATTCAATTATTGGAAGCTCAGAACATCATGGTCCAGAGTAGGAAACGATACCAACCCGTATTTATTAGTGAAATACTACAATAACAGCATTTTTGCCGGATCAGTAGAATCACCATCGCTTTTTCAGAATCCAAATTTAAGACCTGAAATGCTTACAAATATTGAGGCCGGAATGGATTTTAGTATTCTTAAAAACAGGATCAGCTATTCTATTACTGCATATCAAAACAATTCTAAAGATCAGATCGTAAAGATTCCGGCATTATGGGAAACAGGATATAGCCTCAGAGTTATTAATGCAGGTGAAATAAGAAACCGAGGTCTTGAAATGACCTTAAATACTTTTCCAGTTAAGAATAAGAATTTCTCATGGAGTGTAAATGCCAACTGGTCGATGAACAGAAATAAAATACTATCTCTTCCATCTGAATTTCAAGGGGAACCTTACACTATGGGAAGCGTAGGTGGAGTGGTGTATTATAATGCAGTTGTAGGCGGTTCTTTGGGTGACATGTATGGATATGGATTAATGTACTCTCCGGATGGGCAGGTGGTTTATGGAGCTGATGGCCTAACTGCAAAACCAACTCAGATGAAGAAAATTGGTAATGCATATCCTAAATGGAGAGCAGGGCTCCAAAATGAATTCAGATATAAAAATTTCACCGTAAGTTTTTCATTTGACGGACAGTATAAAGGTATAGCTTATTCACAGTCTCATCATAAAATGACAGAGCAAGGAAAATTGGAACATACTTTAATAGGAAGAGATAACCCGAATGGATTAATTGTTGGCGAAGGTGTTGTACAAAATCCAGATGGTTCTTATTCCCCTAATACCAAAGGGGTAGCTGTTTCCTCTTATTATGCGGATTATTATAGAAGAGCTAATGTTGAAACCAACTCATTTGATACCTCCTTTATAAAGCTTAGAGATGCCCGGATCTCCTATTCTTTTCCAAAAAGCGTTACAGAGAAGTTAAAATTAACAGATCTGACCTTAGCATTATTTGGCAGGAATCTTTGGATGTGGACAAAATTCCCTCTGTTTGATCCTGAAGCAGCAACGCTTAATGACAATCAGATTACTTCAGGTGTGGAAATGGGACAATTGCCTACAGCGAGAACAGTTGGAATTCAACTTAATGTTAAATTTTAA